A window of the Desulfotignum phosphitoxidans DSM 13687 genome harbors these coding sequences:
- a CDS encoding baeRF7 domain-containing protein translates to MKHITTPGKMHLADAFNKNDLDALLKHENAACISIYIPTHRGGKESLQNQIRFKNTMEKIKPIVPGIDLGPAMALLENGNAAFWQYQKDGFALFMSPELTRAFRLSMDTPEVAVVADQFHLKPVLPLVAYDTTFFILALSQNECRLYQCTRQHCDEITPENLPDSLSQALRFDLQEKQLQFHTASQTSQTPGRKAAVFHGQGGADDEDKDRILRYFQAINKALTTFLGPRSDLLILAGVDYLHALYRTANTYPYLVKEGITGNPENMSAQDLQKAAWKIAAPHTRKDLNQALNTYHDLKGSGKTANDLAHILEQAPTGQVKHLIVARDVDQWGQFSWDDGPVFHSEKQAQDQDLLNVAACHALRNGASVFPVPLKEMPDDSPVAAVFY, encoded by the coding sequence ATGAAACATATAACAACACCCGGTAAAATGCATCTGGCGGATGCATTCAACAAAAATGACCTCGATGCTTTGCTCAAACATGAAAACGCTGCATGCATCTCCATATATATACCTACCCACAGGGGCGGCAAAGAAAGCCTGCAAAATCAGATCCGTTTTAAGAATACCATGGAGAAGATCAAACCCATCGTTCCGGGCATTGACCTGGGCCCTGCCATGGCGCTGCTGGAGAACGGCAATGCCGCATTCTGGCAGTATCAAAAAGACGGGTTCGCCCTTTTTATGTCACCTGAACTGACGCGTGCCTTTCGGCTTTCCATGGACACGCCCGAAGTGGCAGTGGTGGCAGATCAGTTTCACCTGAAACCGGTTTTGCCCCTGGTGGCCTATGACACCACTTTTTTTATCCTTGCCCTCAGTCAGAATGAATGCCGGTTGTATCAGTGCACCCGGCAGCATTGTGATGAAATCACACCCGAAAATCTGCCGGACAGCCTGTCCCAGGCATTGCGGTTCGATCTTCAGGAAAAACAGCTCCAGTTTCATACCGCAAGCCAGACCAGCCAGACACCGGGCAGAAAAGCGGCGGTTTTCCATGGACAGGGTGGGGCTGATGATGAAGATAAAGACCGTATTCTGAGGTATTTTCAAGCCATTAACAAAGCGTTGACCACCTTTTTGGGTCCGCGTTCGGATCTGCTGATCCTGGCGGGTGTGGATTATCTCCATGCCCTGTATCGAACCGCCAATACCTATCCTTACCTTGTAAAAGAAGGGATCACTGGAAATCCGGAAAATATGTCGGCACAGGACCTGCAAAAAGCGGCCTGGAAGATTGCGGCACCGCATACCCGCAAAGACCTGAACCAAGCGTTAAACACATATCACGATCTGAAGGGGTCAGGCAAAACTGCCAATGATCTGGCCCATATTCTTGAGCAGGCACCCACCGGGCAGGTGAAACACCTGATAGTCGCCCGGGATGTTGACCAATGGGGGCAGTTCAGCTGGGATGACGGACCGGTTTTTCATTCTGAAAAGCAGGCGCAAGACCAGGATCTGCTGAATGTGGCCGCATGCCATGCACTCAGAAACGGTGCGTCTGTATTTCCGGTGCCTTTGAAAGAGATGCCCGATGATTCGCCGGTGGCGGCTGTTTTTTATTAA
- a CDS encoding glycoside hydrolase family 65 protein, whose protein sequence is MPAWNLTYNTYKPQEEGLREALCTLGNGYFATRGASAQVSAGDIHYPGTYLAGGYNRLKTKIADRDIENEDLVNMPNWLCLKFRFTGGQWFSPENAAIRSYCRELDIQNGILTHIVVFEDEQGRRIRMEEQRIVHMGDRHTAAMQVSLTSENETGALEVESAIDGTVQNRGVKRYGELNSRHLEVLESESVQDRPLYLKVQTVQSELRVAMTARTRITRKGKALELAPKLMDDDGYVGKRYTVDIKKKETIVVEKVVLVHTSRDIAISECGLAARARIQRTPGFEPLLKTHKLAWKQLWRRSDITLTDRRKKRSDHHPEMVVRLHIFHLLQTTSKQTINLDVGVPARGWHGEAYRGHIFWDELYIYPFITLQHPEITRSLLLYRYRRLDTARAAARAAGYKGAMFPWQSGSSGREETQTVHLNPKSGRWIPDNSHFQKHVNAAIAFNIWKYFESTGDMQFMSEYGAEVLLEIARFWASISTFNKDFDRYEILKVMGPDEYHDAYPDADEPGLDNNAYTNVMATWVLTQALNVLEILPEDRIEELCETLHITESETDLWWDISRKMRIIFHDDNIISQFEHYDRLKELDWEKYREKYTNIQRMDRILEAEGDSPNNYKITKQADVLMLFYLFSAPELKTLFKQLNYPFEYETIPKNIDYYVHRTTYGSSLSWVVHSWVMARSDRKRSWKFFLKALQSDINDIQGGTTREGIHLGAMAGSVNILQEAYMGIKTRGNILWVNPELPEVLEKLEMQVRYRGSTLAFETTQEMCKITLLCSPENTFKFGFKENLYELKVGNTRKFHI, encoded by the coding sequence ATGCCTGCCTGGAATTTAACCTACAATACCTATAAACCGCAGGAAGAGGGACTTCGCGAAGCTTTGTGCACACTGGGAAACGGCTATTTTGCCACCCGGGGGGCAAGTGCCCAGGTGTCTGCCGGCGACATCCATTATCCCGGCACCTACCTGGCCGGAGGATACAACCGGCTCAAAACCAAGATTGCCGACAGGGACATTGAGAACGAAGATCTGGTAAATATGCCCAACTGGCTGTGTCTGAAGTTTCGTTTCACAGGCGGACAATGGTTTTCTCCTGAAAATGCAGCCATTCGGTCCTATTGCCGGGAACTGGATATCCAGAACGGGATTCTCACCCATATCGTTGTTTTTGAAGACGAACAGGGACGCCGCATCCGGATGGAAGAACAGCGCATTGTGCATATGGGGGACCGGCACACGGCTGCCATGCAGGTATCATTGACCAGTGAAAATGAAACCGGTGCCCTTGAGGTGGAATCAGCCATCGACGGCACGGTTCAGAACCGGGGGGTAAAAAGGTACGGCGAGCTGAACAGCCGGCACCTTGAAGTTCTGGAAAGTGAATCCGTTCAAGACAGGCCGCTTTATCTGAAAGTACAGACCGTCCAGTCAGAACTGCGGGTGGCCATGACAGCCAGAACCCGGATAACCAGAAAAGGCAAGGCCCTGGAACTGGCACCCAAGCTGATGGATGATGATGGATATGTGGGCAAACGCTATACCGTGGATATCAAAAAGAAAGAAACCATTGTGGTGGAAAAAGTGGTTCTGGTGCACACCTCCCGGGATATTGCCATTTCCGAGTGCGGTCTGGCCGCCAGGGCAAGAATCCAGCGTACCCCCGGCTTTGAACCCCTGCTCAAAACCCACAAACTGGCCTGGAAACAATTGTGGCGCCGATCCGACATTACACTGACCGACCGCAGAAAAAAACGCTCAGACCACCATCCGGAAATGGTGGTCCGACTGCACATCTTTCATCTGCTGCAGACCACATCCAAACAGACCATTAATCTGGATGTGGGAGTGCCTGCCAGGGGCTGGCACGGAGAAGCTTACCGGGGGCATATTTTCTGGGATGAGCTGTATATTTACCCGTTTATAACCCTGCAGCATCCGGAAATCACCCGTTCGCTTCTGCTGTACCGGTACCGCCGGCTGGATACGGCAAGGGCCGCTGCCAGGGCCGCCGGATATAAAGGTGCCATGTTTCCCTGGCAGAGCGGGAGCAGCGGCAGAGAAGAAACCCAGACCGTGCACCTGAATCCCAAATCCGGGCGATGGATCCCGGATAATTCACATTTTCAAAAGCATGTAAATGCAGCCATTGCATTCAATATCTGGAAATATTTCGAATCCACCGGGGATATGCAGTTCATGTCTGAGTATGGTGCGGAAGTGCTGCTTGAAATCGCCCGGTTCTGGGCAAGCATTTCCACGTTTAACAAAGATTTTGACCGGTACGAAATCCTCAAAGTGATGGGTCCGGATGAATACCATGATGCCTACCCGGATGCGGATGAGCCGGGGCTGGACAACAATGCCTATACCAATGTCATGGCGACCTGGGTGTTGACCCAGGCATTGAACGTCCTGGAAATTCTGCCCGAAGACCGCATTGAAGAGCTTTGTGAAACCCTGCACATCACAGAATCTGAAACAGATCTCTGGTGGGATATCAGCCGGAAAATGCGGATCATCTTTCATGACGACAACATCATCAGCCAGTTTGAACATTACGACCGGCTCAAGGAACTGGACTGGGAAAAATACCGGGAAAAATACACCAACATCCAGCGCATGGACCGCATACTGGAAGCCGAAGGAGACAGTCCCAACAATTACAAGATAACAAAACAGGCGGATGTGCTCATGCTGTTTTATCTGTTTTCCGCGCCTGAACTGAAAACCCTGTTCAAACAATTGAATTATCCGTTTGAATATGAAACGATTCCCAAAAATATCGATTATTATGTCCATCGTACCACATATGGCTCCTCTTTGAGCTGGGTGGTCCATTCCTGGGTAATGGCCCGGTCGGACCGGAAACGGTCCTGGAAGTTTTTTCTAAAAGCCCTTCAAAGCGACATTAATGATATTCAAGGCGGCACCACCCGGGAAGGGATTCATCTGGGCGCCATGGCCGGATCAGTCAACATTCTCCAGGAAGCATACATGGGCATAAAAACCCGGGGCAATATCTTATGGGTCAACCCGGAACTGCCTGAAGTGCTTGAAAAACTGGAAATGCAGGTGCGGTATCGGGGCAGTACCCTGGCCTTTGAAACCACCCAGGAAATGTGCAAAATCACGCTTTTGTGCAGCCCGGAAAACACGTTTAAATTCGGATTCAAGGAAAACCTGTATGAACTGAAAGTCGGAAATACCCGAAAGTTTCACATCTGA
- the otsB gene encoding trehalose-phosphatase — MNQTDFGLSKETCDGVIFDLDGVITQTAKVHATAWKTLFDTYLKTRAARENQAYIPFDADKEYRTYVDGKPRYDGVESFLKSRGIDLPRGNPSDDLSNETIYGLGNRKNEIFNTYLQKQGPEVYEDTLSLMYEIKRQGWKIAVISASKNCIPVLEAVGIADWFDTVVDGVLSQKLGIKGKPDPDIFFEAARRMEVTAKRTAVFEDATSGVSAAKKGGFYRVIGVNRADNESILKKAGADVVFSDLCDIRINDRLPVRKKEMASLPPALDHVQQILQRAKDRKIALFLDYDGTLTPIVNDPQKAFLDQSTRQTLGKVAKKWVVAVISGRDLAAIQNFVKLDNLYYAGSHGFDISGPANLTLEMQKGKQFLPVLDKAQGQLEQNLTHIPGAALERKQFSIAIHYRNVKQAQVTTVRQTVRQVQTDHPELRITEGKKVFELQPDIEWHKGKALTWLMEKLNLNLDTYYPMYIGDDITDEDAFESLKTIGTSIIVKGSFHPTSADFVLENTRETAAFIETLFDEKER; from the coding sequence ATGAATCAAACAGATTTCGGGCTCTCAAAAGAGACCTGTGACGGTGTTATTTTTGACCTTGACGGTGTGATCACCCAGACGGCAAAGGTGCATGCAACAGCGTGGAAAACCCTTTTCGACACTTATTTAAAAACCCGGGCTGCCCGTGAAAACCAGGCATATATTCCTTTTGATGCAGACAAAGAATACCGCACTTATGTAGATGGGAAACCCCGATATGACGGGGTGGAATCATTTCTCAAATCCAGGGGGATCGACCTGCCCCGGGGAAATCCGTCAGACGATCTGAGCAATGAAACCATCTATGGGCTTGGCAACAGAAAAAATGAGATTTTCAATACCTATCTGCAAAAACAAGGACCCGAAGTATACGAAGATACATTGAGCCTGATGTATGAAATCAAAAGACAAGGATGGAAAATAGCGGTTATTTCCGCCAGTAAAAACTGCATTCCCGTGCTTGAGGCGGTCGGGATTGCAGATTGGTTCGACACAGTGGTGGACGGTGTGCTTTCCCAAAAGCTGGGAATAAAAGGAAAGCCTGACCCGGATATCTTTTTCGAGGCTGCCCGCCGCATGGAAGTCACAGCAAAGCGCACCGCTGTTTTTGAAGATGCGACATCCGGGGTGAGCGCTGCAAAAAAAGGCGGATTTTATCGGGTGATCGGTGTAAACAGGGCAGACAATGAATCCATTTTGAAAAAAGCAGGGGCTGATGTGGTGTTTTCAGATCTGTGCGATATCCGCATCAATGACAGGCTTCCGGTCAGAAAAAAAGAAATGGCATCTTTGCCTCCGGCCCTGGACCATGTTCAACAGATTCTACAGCGGGCCAAAGACAGGAAGATCGCCCTTTTTCTGGATTATGACGGCACCCTGACCCCTATTGTCAATGATCCCCAAAAGGCATTCCTGGACCAGAGCACCCGGCAGACGCTGGGAAAAGTGGCCAAAAAATGGGTGGTGGCCGTCATCAGCGGCAGAGACCTTGCAGCCATTCAAAACTTTGTAAAACTGGACAATCTCTATTATGCCGGCAGCCACGGCTTTGATATTTCCGGCCCGGCGAATCTTACGCTTGAAATGCAGAAGGGAAAGCAATTTCTGCCTGTTCTGGACAAGGCCCAGGGTCAGCTGGAACAAAACCTGACCCACATCCCGGGTGCGGCCCTTGAACGCAAACAATTTTCCATTGCCATCCATTACAGGAATGTCAAACAGGCGCAGGTAACCACAGTCCGGCAGACCGTTCGCCAGGTCCAGACCGATCACCCTGAACTGCGCATCACGGAAGGGAAAAAAGTGTTTGAGCTGCAGCCCGACATTGAATGGCATAAGGGAAAAGCCCTGACATGGCTGATGGAAAAACTGAACCTGAATCTGGACACCTATTATCCCATGTATATTGGAGACGATATTACGGATGAGGATGCATTTGAAAGCCTGAAAACCATCGGCACCAGTATTATCGTCAAGGGCAGTTTTCACCCGACATCAGCTGATTTTGTACTGGAAAACACCCGGGAAACTGCCGCATTTATAGAAACACTTTTTGATGAAAAGGAAAGATAA